The following is a genomic window from Desulfovibrio porci.
TTCCCTGTGCTGGAATACACCCATTGATGTGCCGCGAAAATTCAGTCCGTAATGACGCGTTTCAGGGCGGGCGCATCTAAAAAATTGTTATCTATTGGCAGGATAGCCGTAGAAATAAACAAAAAGAGGCAACGCCGCCTTTGCTCCGCCGCAGCGAAGCGCAGGCGGATGGAATGAAAGACCGGCAAGAGCTGAAATGAAACGCTCCGGCCTTGGGCAGGCTTGCCTGATCCAGATAAAAAGGAGCGGCGGCCGGAAATGTAATCCGGCCGCCGCTCCGCATTGTTATTCCCGCCGGAAGCGCGTTCAGGCTTTCCGCCAGGAAAAGATTCGCGGTTCCTTCCGTTCCGAAGGCGGCAGGCTCGCCTTGCTGTAGCCCAGCGTCATGGGGCAGACCAGGCGGTAGGATTCCGGCACATTATGGACGCGCTTGAATTCGGGCGTGTCCAGAATGTGCTCGCCGAAGCCGATCCAGCAGGTGCCGATGCCCATGCTGTGCGCGGCCAGCATGATGTTGGCCGCGCACAGGGAACCGTCGTAGGCATACCAGTGGGACGCCGTGTCGCCGTAAATGAGCAACAGTGTGCCGGCATGGTTGAATACGCTGTAGGAGGGCTTGTTCAGCCACTCCCTGTACTGTTCGAGGTAGGGATAGTCGGC
Proteins encoded in this region:
- a CDS encoding nitroreductase family protein, which produces MDILECIRTRRSIRTYTDRPISEETLRELIGLGVKAATGSNEQPWGFAVIQDKDEIQRLSEETKGWLLEHLADYPYLEQYREWLNKPSYSVFNHAGTLLLIYGDTASHWYAYDGSLCAANIMLAAHSMGIGTCWIGFGEHILDTPEFKRVHNVPESYRLVCPMTLGYSKASLPPSERKEPRIFSWRKA